A window of Companilactobacillus allii genomic DNA:
TTTGTCAGCTGAAACAGTCATTGATTGGTAATAACTGAATCCTACATAATCAACGACACCCTCACTCAGAATTACTTTATCCTCTTCAGTAATGTCACTACGGTAGCCGTTACGCTCAATGTATGCTTCAGTTTCCTTAGGATATTCACCGAATACATGCACATCTGAGAACCAGTTACGACGTTGGTCAACGCGTTGTGCCAATAAGATATCCTTTGGTGCTGAAGTCTTAGGATAAACTGGTGTGTAATTGATCATACAACCTATCTCAAAGTCAGGATTGATCTTTCTGGCTTCTTTGATTGCTAGTGCTGAAGCAACTAATTCATAATGGGCAGCTTGATACATTGCTGCTTCGTTATTTGTGTCCTTTGAGAAGATAAGTCCAGAATTAGTTGTCATCATGAATTCATTGTTAAACGAACTCTGGTTGTCAATTTCATTGAAGGTCATCCAATACTTAACTTTGTTCTTGTAACGCTTGAAACAAGTCGTCGCAAATTTAACGAAAAAGTCGATAACCTTGCGATTGGCAAAACCACCATATTCCTCAACTAGGTGATAAGGCATTTCAAAATGAGCTAGTGTGATTACTGGTTCGATTCCATATTTGTGACATTCATCAAATAAGTCATCGTAAAATTTCAACCCTTCTTCATTTGGTTCCTGCTCGTCCCCCTGTGGAAAGATTCTTGTCCAAGCGATAGATGTTCTGAAACACTTGAATCCCATTTCCGCAAAAAGTTTTACATCCTCTTTGTAATGATGATAAAAATCTATTGCCTCATGATTAGGATAATTCTTACCCGGGATCACTCCATCAGTGATCTCACGTGGTGTTGTATTTGATCCAACCGTCATAACGTCAGCAACAGATACACCTTTACCACCATCTTGCCAGCCACCTTCTAATTGATGAGCGGCAACAGCTCCTCCCCACAAGAAGCCATCTGGAAATTTCATTTCAGACATATAATTTGCACCTTTCTATATTAATTTTATGAAACCGTTTTCTCTACAAGCACTAGTATAATTTGTTGGTACTAATATTTCAAGTACCAATATAATTTAATTGTTAGACAAAATAAAAAAATCGCTATCTCACGCTGTTTAGGCATGTAATAACGATTTTTTATTTAGTGTTTTGGTAAAAAATACATACTTTAAAAATCCTTTGGTTACTTTCACAAATAACTATGCTAAGTTGAAACTATAAACATTTTATTTGGGGGCAGTCAATGAAGCTATGGCATAAGATATTTTTCATCACAATAGGTCTGATTGGATTCATCAGTCTTTGCTTTGTCATTTGGATTAATTATCGTGAGGTTATTGAGACCTTCTTTACCTATACTTTCGACCGCCAAACATTAATCAACTTATTACGGCATCAGGGTAAACATAATATAATTCTATTCATGGCAGTAATAGCTATTGGATCAGCTATTCCCGGTATGCCAATTGCGGCAGTAGCGGTTCTAACGGGGGTCTGCTTTGGTAACTGGCTTGGATTTGCCATAAATGTAGTTGGTATTTTCCTTGGAAACTTACTATCACTATACATTTTAGGCAAATTTCCACACAAAATTAGACCAAGTCGCTTTCGTCCAGTAGCTGATCATCTCAAAAATATGCGCCATCCCCGATTAGGACTTAGTATCGGCTATGCTGTGCCAATGTTGCCAACTCTATTAGTCAATTACGCAGCACTAGAAATGCAAATATCGTTAAAAAACAAGGCTATGTGTATCTTAATTGGTTCCTTACCAGTTTCATTTCTTTACGCATTCGGTGGCAATGAATTGTTAGTGGGAAATACAAAGGCAGGCGTTATAATATTGGCTCTAATCTTATTATTATTTGGATTATACGAAATCATTAAACGAGATCAACGTATTTTGAAAGCTAATGATTAATTCGGATATTCAATAAACTGGAATTCTTTAGGCATATTTATCAAGCCAAGGAATTCCAGTTTTTCATTTATCAAAAATATAATAATTACACCATAAACAGAATGTTTACTAAACTAGTGATATATTGGAATTAACATCAAACTATAATAGAGGTATGAATCATTGAGTGAAAAGAAGTTTAACATCGGAGTAGATGCCGGTGGGACCAAGACTAGAGCCTGTTTATTCGATGGAGACACTGTAATTTCAGAACCCATCACTGACATGGGTAATCCAGTAGAGAATTATGATTTGGCAATGAACAATATTCAATATGCAATCGACTCTGTTTTGCACGATAAAAACATATCGTCTACAGATGTATCTTGTATTGGAATCGGTTGTGCTGGCGCAGATTCATCTGGATTAGTTCCAATTATGGTGCACTCGTTTGAGAAGAAATATAAAACTAAGATAATTATAAAAAGCGACGTCG
This region includes:
- a CDS encoding 6-phospho-beta-glucosidase: MSEMKFPDGFLWGGAVAAHQLEGGWQDGGKGVSVADVMTVGSNTTPREITDGVIPGKNYPNHEAIDFYHHYKEDVKLFAEMGFKCFRTSIAWTRIFPQGDEQEPNEEGLKFYDDLFDECHKYGIEPVITLAHFEMPYHLVEEYGGFANRKVIDFFVKFATTCFKRYKNKVKYWMTFNEIDNQSSFNNEFMMTTNSGLIFSKDTNNEAAMYQAAHYELVASALAIKEARKINPDFEIGCMINYTPVYPKTSAPKDILLAQRVDQRRNWFSDVHVFGEYPKETEAYIERNGYRSDITEEDKVILSEGVVDYVGFSYYQSMTVSADKIDADHLVDPSDVIAKNDYLEVSDWGWPIDPIGLRYSLNLLTDRYHLPLFIVENGLGAFDKVESNGEIHDDYRIDYLRAHLEEVKKAVVLDHVDLMGYTPWGCIDLVSAGTGQMDKRYGFIYVDKNDEGVGTMERSRKDSFYWYKKVIESNGADLT
- a CDS encoding TVP38/TMEM64 family protein, with translation MKLWHKIFFITIGLIGFISLCFVIWINYREVIETFFTYTFDRQTLINLLRHQGKHNIILFMAVIAIGSAIPGMPIAAVAVLTGVCFGNWLGFAINVVGIFLGNLLSLYILGKFPHKIRPSRFRPVADHLKNMRHPRLGLSIGYAVPMLPTLLVNYAALEMQISLKNKAMCILIGSLPVSFLYAFGGNELLVGNTKAGVIILALILLLFGLYEIIKRDQRILKAND